The Elaeis guineensis isolate ETL-2024a chromosome 14, EG11, whole genome shotgun sequence genome has a segment encoding these proteins:
- the LOC105057430 gene encoding pathogenesis-related protein 1-like yields MSPSTWTLEIESPAPAARLFKAVLDWHNLAPKLLPNIVASAVGVQGDGTVGSVRQLNFTSAMPFGYVKERLDFVDFDKFEFKQSLIEGGDLGKKIEAASTQFKFEQTSKGGCVCKVVTTYKPLPGVDNKDEVAKGKEAVTATIKAAEAYVLANPGAYV; encoded by the exons ATGAGTCCCTCCACTTGGACCCTTGAGATCGAGTCCCCGGCCCCCGCTGCAAGGCTGTTCAAGGCGGTCCTCGACTGGCACAACCTTGCTCCTAAGCTCCTGCCCAACATCGTCGCAAGCGCCGTCGGTGTCCAAGGTGATGGCACCGTCGGAAGTGTCCGGCAGCTCAACTTCACCTCAG CAATGCCATTTGGGTATGTGAAGGAGCGCCTGGACTTTGTGGACTTTGACAAGTTTGAGTTCAAGCAAAGCCTGATCGAAGGCGGTGATCTCGGGAAGAAGATCGAGGCAGCCTCAACCCAGTTCAAGTTCGAGCAAACCAGCAAGGGAGGGTGCGTGTGCAAGGTGGTCACAACCTATAAGCCATTACCAGGAGTTGACAACAAGGATGAGGTAGCCAAGGGAAAGGAAGCAGTGACCGCGACCATCAAGGCAGCAGAGGCCTACGTCCTGGCCAACCCTGGTGCCTATGTCTGA
- the LOC140850793 gene encoding pathogenesis-related protein 1-like has translation MSPSTWTLEIESPAPAARLFKAVLDWHNLAPKLLPNIVASAVGVQGDGSVGSVRQLNFTSAMPFGYVKERLDFVDFDKFECKQSLVEGGDLGKKIESASTQFKFEQTSKGGCVCKVVTTYKPLPGVENKDEVAKGKEAVTATIKAAEAYLLANPGAYA, from the exons ATGAGTCCCTCCACTTGGACCCTCGAGATCGAGTCCCCGGCCCCCGCCGCAAGGCTGTTCAAGGCGGTCCTCGACTGGCACAACCTTGCTCCTAAGCTCCTGCCCAACATCGTCGCAAGCGCCGTCGGTGTCCAAGGTGATGGCAGCGTCGGAAGTGTCAGGCAGCTCAACTTCACCTCAG CAATGCCATTTGGGTATGTGAAGGAGCGCCTGGACTTTGTGGACTTTGACAAGTTTGAGTGCAAGCAAAGCCTGGTCGAAGGCGGTGATCTCGGGAAGAAGATCGAGTCAGCCTCGACCCAGTTCAAGTTCGAGCAAACCAGCAAGGGAGGGTGCGTGTGCAAGGTGGTCACAACCTATAAGCCATTACCAGGAGTTGAGAACAAGGATGAGGTAGCCAAGGGAAAGGAAGCAGTGACCGCGACCATCAAGGCAGCAGAGGCCTACCTCCTGGCCAACCCTGGTGCCTATGCCTGA